TTATGTGAAGCCCGTGACCTTTCAGCGCGAGGGTGATTCTGGATATGGTGGCTTCATGAAGAAAGTCACCCTGACCCTGCTGGCGCTCACCGCCTTTTCCACCGCCTCCGCCGCAAATTACATCGGCGGTTCCGTGGGCTCTGGCCTCAGCGTGCACTACCAGAGCGACCTGACCACCAACTCGGCCATTCGTTACGGCCTGAACCTCGACGCAGTGAACTTCAACTTCAACGCGCTGTCTGTCAACGCCTCGGTGGACTACCTGGCCGATTTCGCCGGCACTGGCCCGCTGGGCGGCTTCACCCCGTACTACGGCGTGGGCCTCAGCGCGGGCGCGGGGCTGGGCAGCAACCTGGGCCTGAGCGCGTACCCCCACGTCACCCTGGGCCTGAACTACAACATCTCCGCGCCGCTCAGCGTCTTCGTCGAGGGCAATGCCGGTCCCTACATCCGCGTCGGCAGCGGGGCCAACACCACCAACATCGGCTTCGGCAGCACCGCCCGCATCGGCCTGAACTACCGCCTGCCCTGAGCGCAGCTGCTGCCTCCCGCCCCCAGCCCGTTCATCAGCTGGGGGCTTTTTCCGTGCAGGCGTCATCCTCCGCCCCCTTCCGGCCGAACTCTCATGCCGTTCGATGGGCCGTCCCCATTCATAGCAAGAAGCGTTTCTTTTTCCCGCGCCGACTGTACAAGCAGGTGGCCGACCGTGCGTACCAGGAAAGCCCCCTTATCGTGCTGGCCGCCGAGACCAACATCCGCGCCGTGCGCAGCAACCTGCAGGGTGCGTCGGCCGCCGCCTGCAACCCCATGCGTTCTTTCGGCTTCACCGGCACGCTGTGGCGGGAGCTGAGCAAGGAGTAGGCGGGGCACCGCCAGCACGCCCCAGAAAGAAAGTCTTTCAGGTGCTGGCGCGGTCCGCAGCCCTGAGAGATTTCCCGTGGCCGCCGGGGCGCAGCGCGGTGGCCTGACCCATCAGCGGGGCCACCTCGCTTCTCTCCTGCCCACGCCCACCGTCTATAAATCTCACGGTTCACGGGGGCCGGGGCTGACACAATGGCCGGATGAATCTTGCGCCTCCCTCTGATCTGTTCGATGTCGCCATCGTCGGCGCTGGCCCGGTGGGGCTGGCCGCCGCCATCGCCTGCAAGCGCGCGGGCCTGAGCTACGTGGTGCTGGAAAAGGGCTGCGTGGTCAACGCCATTTTCGAGTACCCCACCTACATGTCCTTTTTCACCACCGCCCCCGAACTGGAAATCGGCAACCACCCGATGGTGACGGGCCACGACAAGCCGGACCGCCGCGACGCGCTGATGTACTACCGCCTGGTGGCGCAGCGCGAGGCGCTGAACGTCGCGCAGTACACCGCCGTGACGGCCGTTCACGCCGCCCCGGCGGGCTTCACCGTGGCCATCGAGCGGCGCGACGGCACGCCGGACGTGCTGGAGGCGCGGCGCGTGGTGGTGGCCACCGGCTACTACGACAATCCGCTGCACCTGGGCATTCCCGGCGAGGACGGCCCCAACGTCAGCCACTACTACACCGAGGCCCACCCCTTCATGGGCCTGAACGTGACCGTGATCGGCGCCGGCAATTCGGCCGCCGACGCGGCGCTGGACCTGTGGCGGGGCGGCGCGAACGTCACGATGGTCGTCCGGGCCCCGGAATTGAAAAGCACCATCAAGTACTGGGTCCGTCCGGATCTGGAAAACCGCATCAGGGAGGGCAGCATCAGCGCCCACTTCAACGCCCGCGTGGTGGACATCGGCCAGGACACGGTACGGGTGGAAGGTCAGGACGGCGAGACCTTCGAGCTGCCCACCCATTTCACCTTCGCGCTGACCGGGTACCGCCCGGACCTGTCGTTCCTGGGGGGGCTGAATCTGGCCCAGCAGCCCGACGAGTGTCTGGTGCTGGACGGGCACTATCAGAGCAGCGTGCCGGGTCTGTTCGTGGTGGGCAGCGCGGGCTTTGCGGGCAAGACCAACCAGGTGTTCATCGAGAACGGACGCCACCACGCCGATCTGGCGGTGGCCGAGATCGAGCGCCAGCTGGCGGGTCACGCGGAGTTGCAGCCTCAGTAGTGCCTCTTTTTCGCGGTGGCGCTGGGCCGGAACTCACTGGCCCGGTCCAGCGCCACCGCAACGGCAACCATCACCTGAGGTGACTAACCCTGCCCCAGTGCCCCCAGCACCTCTGCCTCTCTCTGCGGTGTCAGCGCGTACTGGAGGCCCGCGTCCCTGCTCCAGGCCCGCGTGTCCTGCGCCGTGACCAGCGGATCGGTCAGGGTCAGGCCCGCCGCCAGCGCCCTGGCCGGGTCGACATCCATCAGGCCGCCCTGTTCGCCACCCGCCGGCACGTAGACAGGCAGTTCGCGGGAGCTCAGCCCACTGGCCTTCTGCGCCTGTGCGTCCACCCACACCGGATCAGTGACGCCCAGCAGGACCATGAAATCGGCCCAGCCCAGTCTCGGCCCGGCCAGATTGAAGATGCCGTCGATGCCGTGCTCGACCACCCGAACCGTGAAGCGCGCCAGATCACGGGCATCGATGACCTGCAAAAAATCCGAGCCGTCGCCGGGGGCCAGCACGGCCCCACCACGCGCGGCGCGGTCCCCCCAGTACGGGTAACGCGCGGTGTGATCGAAGGGGCCGGCCACGATCTGCGGGCGCAGCACCGTGGAATGCCCGCCGTAGACTTCATGCACGATGTTCTCGCAGGCCACTTTCAGGGGGCCATAGGTTGCGCCCGACACCTCGGTCACGTCCTCGGCGGTGGGCGCGGACAGCGGATCGTCCTCGCGCACCGGGTGGCGGCCCGGCTCGGCGTAGACGCTGACGGTGCTGATAAAGACGTAGCGCCCCACCCGGCCCTGCAACCCCTCCGCACTCGCGCGCACCTGCCTGGGCGTGTAGCCGCTGACGTCCACGCAGGCGTCCCACTCCCGGCCGTCCAGGGCAGCCAGACCCGCCGGGCCGTCGTCGCGGTCGCCGTGCACGCGCTCAACCATTGCAGGCAGCTCGTCCTTCGACTTCCCGCGTGTCAGCACCGTGACCGCGTGGCCCGAGTCCACAAACGCCTCCACGATGTGCCGCCCCACGAACTGCGTGCCGCCCAGAATCAGGATGTTCATGCCCCCACCATAGAGCGGGCACAATAGGACGCATGAAAGTTCGCTTCACCAACCGGGGCGTTCGCGTCCGTATCGATGATCTGCAGCTCGCGGCGCTGGAGCGGGGCGAGGGGCTGACGCTCGAAACACGCTGGGAGGGTGGAGGCTGGGCGCTTAGCCTCGATCCGCTGTCAGACGGCGTGTCGGGTGCTGGCGGTGGGCTGAGGGTCGGCCTCAGAAAGCTCCTGCCCCAGCTGACCGATCCGGCCCACGAGGGCGTCATGTTGGAGGGGCCGCCGCGGGTGGACGTGGAGAAAGATTTCGGGCCTCAACATGCCTGAAGCGGCCTAGCGCCGCGCCCAGCGCCCCCCGACCTCCTCGGCCAGACCCATCAGTTGCAGCATGACCAGCGCGGTCTGCAGGTCTGGCAGCGGCAGGCCCGTTCCAGCCTGAAGATCGTCCAGGGTGGCGGGGGCACCCAGGGCAGCCAGCACGCGGGTCTGCTCGGGCGGCAGATCCGGTACGGGAGCGGCGGGCGCCTGACCCCAGCCCAGCTCGTCCAGCACGTCCTGGGCCGATTCGGTCAGAACCGCGCCGTCGCGAATCAGGGCGTGGGGGCCGGCGGCGCGGGGATCGCCGGCCCGGCCCGGCACCGCGAACACCGTGCGTCCGCATTCCAGCGCGTGGGTGGCCGTGATCAGCGAACCGGACTTGCGTTCGCCCTCCACCACCAGCGTCCCGGCGGACAGGGCCGCGATCAGGCGGTTGCGCGTCGGAAAGTGGTGCTGGGCCGGGCCGGTGTCCAGCGGATACTCGCTGAGCAACGTCAACCGTTCGGCCAGGGCGCTGTTCTCGCGGGGGTAGATCACGTTCACGGCGCTGCCCAGCACGCCGATGCTGTGGCCCCCGGCCTCCACCGCCGCCCCGTGCGCCGCCGTGTCGACGCCGCGCGCCAGACCGCTGACCACCACCACGCCCGCCCGTGCCAGATCGCCCGCAATGCGGCGCGTCAGGCTGATGGCGTGGGGGCTGGCCGCCCGCGTGCCCACGATGCCGACCGCATACGGCACGACCGCCAGCTCCGGCAACTCGCCCCGCACCCACAGCACCGGCGGCGGGTCTCCCAGGGCCTCCAGGGCCGCCGGATAGCCGTCCAGGCCCCGGCCCAGCAGGGTCACGCCCATACGCCCGGCCCTGGCCAGTTCGGCCTGCGCGCCGGCGGCCGCCTTGGCGTGGCCCATGCCCGCAACACTTCGGGCGTCCAGGCCCGGCACGTCGCGCAGTCGGGTGAGCGGCGCGCTCAGGGCAGCCTGCGCACTGCCAAAATGCCGCCGCAACGCCTCAATCCGGCGCGGTCCCAGGTTCGGCGTCAGGCGCAGGGTCAACAGGGCCAGCAGTTCGGAAATGTCGTCGATGGGCGCGGCACGGGTCACCCTGTCAGGATAGGCAGTGACACTTTCAGCTTCCTTTCCGGCCCCGCTTCAGACGGGTGGCGGCCCTTCCCCGTCGGGTGGACATTCACACTTCGGCCGCATTCCGGGTCAGTCCTCGTCGCCCAGCGCCGCACCGGGAATGGTCAGCACGAACTCCGCCCCGCCCTGCGGGTGGGTGCCGCCGCTCAGGCCGCCGCCGTGCATCACTGCAATCTGGCGCGACACGCTCAGGCCCAGCCCGCTGCTGCCCGCGCCGCTGACGAACGGCTCGAAGATGCGCTCCCCCAGTTCGGGCGGCAGGCCGGGACCGCTGTCGCGCACCGTGAAGGTCATGTGGTCCGCCGTCTCGGCCAGGGTCAGCGTGACGCTCCCCTCCGGCCCGGCGGCGCGGCGGGCGTTGGCCAGCAGGTTGCGGACGGCCTGGGTCAACCGGTCGGGATCGCACAGGATGCCGCCGGTCCAGTCGCCCATGAAGTCGGTGCCGGGCACCAGCCGTTCCAGCCGCTCCTGCAGGGTCCGCGCCGGAATGTAGTGCCACGCCAACTTCAGCTCCAGCTGCCCGCGTGCCAGCTGCATCAGGTCCTGGGTGGTAAAGGTCAGCTCGTCGGCCACCAGGGCGGCGCGGCGCACCTCGGGATCGTCGGTGCGCTGTTCGGCGCGGCGCAGGCTGGCCTTCAGGACGGTCAGCGGCGCCCCCAGCTCATGCACGATCTGGCCCAGCAACTGCTTCTCGCGGGCCTGCCCGGCCTCGATGCGGACCAGCAGGCGGTTGATGGCGCTGAGCAGGCGGTGCACCTCGTCCTCGCGGGCCGGCAGCGGCAGCGTGGCCAGGCTGCGCGTGGGGTCGATCTGATCGGCCAGGTTCGCCGCGCCCTGCAGGCCTGCCAGCGCCCGGCGGCCCACCCACCAGCCCACCACCAGCAGAATCAGCGGCGTGCACACCAGCGCGATCAGCAGGGCGCTGATGGCACTCTGGCGGGCAGAGACCAGATCATCCTCTGGCAGGCCCACCCACAGCGTGCCGAACGCCCCTGCCTCGCGCCGCACCGCCCGCACCGGGGTGTCCCCGATGTTGACCCGCGACTGGTTCCCGAAAGGATCGCGCGTTTTCTCGAATACCCGCAGAATCGGGCTGGCCGCCACCACCGTGCCGTCACCGTCAATCAGCATGGTGTAGGCGTTGGCCCCGCCTGCCGTCTTGCCCAGGCCCGCGCCGGGATTGGCAAAGGCCTCGGCCAGCGTGTCGGCGCGGTCATTCAGGCGGGCGTTGAACTGCTGGTCCATACGCGACAGCAGCAGCGACACCACGCCCAGACTGATCAGCATGATCAGCGCCAGCGCCAGCAGGCTGTAGGTGGCCGCCAGCCGGAAACGCAGACTGTGGCGCCACGCCACCCGCGCCGAGGACAATCCGGCTCCCGGTATCAATACGGCGCCCCGCCGCGAGGGTGCGGTGGGCACGTTCGGGGCAGGGCGCGGGGGCAGGGGCATGCTCAGGCTTGCAACACGTAGCCGACGTTGCGGATGGTGCGAATCTTCAGGTCACTGTCGGACTGCTCCAGCTTCTTGCGCAGCTGCGAGATCCGGACCTCCACGCTGTTGCTGTTGGGGGTCTCCCAGCCGTACAGGTGAGACTCAATATCGGCCCGCGAGAAGACCCGCTCGGGCGTGCGCATCATCAGTTCCAGGATGCGCGCCTCGTGCTCGGTCAGGTTGATGCTCTTGTCGTTCACCGTCAGCAGCAGGCTGGAGGTGCTGAGGCTGGTGTTGCCCAGGTTCACGCCGGTGCCGGCAGCGGTGCGGCGCAGCAGGGCGGTGATACGGGCGTCGAGTTCCGGCATGGCAAACGGCTTGGTCAGGTAGTCGTCTGCCCCGGCATTCAGCCCGGCCACACGCTCCTGCACGCCGCTGCGGGCCGACAGCACCAGCACCGGGGTGCTGCTGTACTGCCGCAGCGCCTGCACCAGATCCAGGCCGTCGCCATCGGGCAGGTTCAGGTCCAGCAGGATCAGTTGTGCGCTGTGCATACCCAGCCACGACTGCGCGTCCCGCAGGGTGGCAGAGTGGTGCACCTGATAGTCGCCGGACAGGTACTCCTTGAGCAGCGGCCCGAGGTGTGGATCGTCTTCTACAACCAGAATCTGCGCCAGCATGGGGTCTCCTTGGGGTCAAACGGGTGCTACTTGCCTTCCTTGGCAGCGTTGTCTCTGAACGGGGTCTCGGCGTTCCTCAGGCCCGGCAGGCTCAGCGACTGTCCGGCCGGCTGAGCACTGAGGGTGAGTTTGTAGGGCAGCAGAAACTTACCCAGGGTCAGGGTGGTGTTCGCGCTGCGGTCCGCCGCGGCAGAGGCCGCGCTGGCCGGCACCTGCAACGTCAGCTGGCCCTTGCTGAGGGTGCCGTTGTAGCTGCTTTTCAGGCCGGGGAAGGTCACGCGCGCCTTTTCCTCGTCGGTCTGGGCAAACAGCACCACCACCGGGCCGTCATAGTCACCGACAAACTGCATGACCAGCTTGCTGCCGCTGCTCTCGCCGTCTCCCACCTTGGTCTGCAACTCGCGGTCCCAGACCTGCACCTTCAGCGCCCCGGCCGCAGGGGCCAGGGCTGTCAGGCACAGCAGGAAAAACAGAATGCGGGTCATCATGGCAGTGTAACGAAGTCTCCTGGGTGGGGGGGCGGGAACGGAGAAGCCTGGTGGGCCCTCCTGCCGCCTCACTTTATTCTTTCAAGCTGATGCGCCCTTGACGAATCACGGGCGCACCTTTAGATCAGCTTGTAGATCAGCCTGGGATGCTGTGAGGCCCATTGAGGCAGCGGGCCGGGAGAGTCACATCGCTTCCAGCATCAGCCGGTCGGGGTTTTCCAGCAGGCGGATCACTTCCTTGCAGAAGCGGGCGGCCTCCGCGCCGTCCACCAGACGGTGATCGAACGACAGGCTCAGGTACATCATATGCGCCACGACGATGTTGTCATGCTCGTCCACGATGGGGCGCTTGACGATGCTGTGGATGCCCAGAATGGCGGCGTCGGGAACGTTGATGATCGGGAACGAGAACAGCGCCCCGATCGAGCCGATGTTGGTGATCGAGAAGGTGCTGCCCGCCAGTTCGTCCGGGGCCAGCTTGCCGGCCGAGGCGCGGCCCGCCAGATCAACGACCTCACGCGCCAGCTCGAAGATGCTTTTCTGGTTCACGTCCTTAAGCACCGGCACGGTCAGGCCCGCGTCGGTGGCGACCGCCATGCCCATGTGGTAGTAGCGCTTCTGCACGATCTCGCCGCTGGCCTCGTCGAAGGACGTGTTCAGGCTGGGGTACTTCTTGAGGGCCGCCGTGACTGCCTTGAAGATGAACGGCAGGTACGACAGCTTCACGCCCGCCGCCGCCGCCTCACCCTTGACCCGGCCCCGGAACTCCACCAGCTTGGTCAGGTTCACCTCGTCCACGGTCAGCGTGCGGACGGTGTACAGGTGGCTGGCCTGCATCTGGTTGCTGATGGCCCGGCGCATGCCCCGCAGCGGGACGCGGTCTTCCAGGTGCTCGTAGCCCTTGGGCGTGCGGTACTGCACGGGCGCGACAGGCATGCCGCCTGCCCCCTTGGCGGCAGGCTGGGGTGGGCTGGCCGGAGTCGGGGCAGCCTGAGCCTGGGTCTGAGGGGCCTGGGCCGGCGGCTGAGGCGCGGCGGCCTGCGCGGCCCCACCCTGCCCATGCGCCGTCACGTCCTGCACGCGGATGCGCCCGTTGGGGCCGCTGCCCTGCACCTGCGCCAGATCGATGCCCATCTCGCGGGCCAGCTGGCGAGCGGCAGGAACGGCGAGGACGCGGCCATCGGCACGGGCTGGGGCGGGCGGCGCAGGCTCGCGGTTCAGCGTGCCTGTCCCGGCAGTAGAGCTGCCCGGCGCACCGCTGCCGCTGCGGCTGCCCAGCCCCTGCACCTTCACCTGCTCGTCCGAGGCAAAGGCCTTGAACAGGCTGCTGGAATCGTCGTCGGCCCCGCCCTTCATGTGGCCCGCCTCCACGATGCTGCCGCCCTGGTCCTCCTGGGCAATCTGCTCGCGTTCCTCCTGCGCCTGGGGAGGCAGCTGGGCGTCGGCGGTCGTGGGATTCTCGCCGCTGTCCTGAATGGCCTGGGTGGCGCTGGGCTGCGTTGACGCGGCAGCCTCGCCGCCCTCATCAATCAGGGCGATGACGGCGTGAACAGCCACCACGTCGCCCTCCTGGGCCATGCGCTTGCTCAGGATGCCCGCCGCCGGGCTGGGCAGTTCCACCGTTACCTTGTCAGTCATGACCTCGCACAGCGGCTGTTCCAGGGCAATGGTGTCGCCCTCCTCCACCAGCCATTTCAGGATTTCGCCTTCGACAACACTCTCGGCCAGTTCAGGAAGCAGAATTTCTTTCACGGATTACCTCGGAGATGGGATGGGGCTTATGGGGTGCGGACAAATTTCGGGAGGGAGACTAGGGGGTGGGACGCCTGCCCTCCCCTACCCGTTCAGGAAGGCCCGCAGGACGCCGTACAGCATCAGCACGCCGCCCAGCACCTGAATCCAGCGTTCGCCCTTCGCGTACCGGTAGGCGCTGAGGCCCAGCGCAACAAACATCACGCCGATGCTCAGGCTCTGCCACGGCTGCGGCAGCTTGCCCGCCACGGCGTACACGCCGAAGCCGATCATCAGGCCAAGGGTGCCCAGCAGCGGGCGCAGCAACTCCGGGTTCAGCTTGGGCTTCATGGGCGCAGCCTAACGCGGGAGGCAGGGGCGTTAATAGTTCAGGGCCTGCACGCA
This genomic window from Deinococcus aerolatus contains:
- a CDS encoding YpdA family putative bacillithiol disulfide reductase, translating into MNLAPPSDLFDVAIVGAGPVGLAAAIACKRAGLSYVVLEKGCVVNAIFEYPTYMSFFTTAPELEIGNHPMVTGHDKPDRRDALMYYRLVAQREALNVAQYTAVTAVHAAPAGFTVAIERRDGTPDVLEARRVVVATGYYDNPLHLGIPGEDGPNVSHYYTEAHPFMGLNVTVIGAGNSAADAALDLWRGGANVTMVVRAPELKSTIKYWVRPDLENRIREGSISAHFNARVVDIGQDTVRVEGQDGETFELPTHFTFALTGYRPDLSFLGGLNLAQQPDECLVLDGHYQSSVPGLFVVGSAGFAGKTNQVFIENGRHHADLAVAEIERQLAGHAELQPQ
- a CDS encoding NAD-dependent epimerase/dehydratase family protein; amino-acid sequence: MNILILGGTQFVGRHIVEAFVDSGHAVTVLTRGKSKDELPAMVERVHGDRDDGPAGLAALDGREWDACVDVSGYTPRQVRASAEGLQGRVGRYVFISTVSVYAEPGRHPVREDDPLSAPTAEDVTEVSGATYGPLKVACENIVHEVYGGHSTVLRPQIVAGPFDHTARYPYWGDRAARGGAVLAPGDGSDFLQVIDARDLARFTVRVVEHGIDGIFNLAGPRLGWADFMVLLGVTDPVWVDAQAQKASGLSSRELPVYVPAGGEQGGLMDVDPARALAAGLTLTDPLVTAQDTRAWSRDAGLQYALTPQREAEVLGALGQG
- the dprA gene encoding DNA-processing protein DprA, translating into MTRAAPIDDISELLALLTLRLTPNLGPRRIEALRRHFGSAQAALSAPLTRLRDVPGLDARSVAGMGHAKAAAGAQAELARAGRMGVTLLGRGLDGYPAALEALGDPPPVLWVRGELPELAVVPYAVGIVGTRAASPHAISLTRRIAGDLARAGVVVVSGLARGVDTAAHGAAVEAGGHSIGVLGSAVNVIYPRENSALAERLTLLSEYPLDTGPAQHHFPTRNRLIAALSAGTLVVEGERKSGSLITATHALECGRTVFAVPGRAGDPRAAGPHALIRDGAVLTESAQDVLDELGWGQAPAAPVPDLPPEQTRVLAALGAPATLDDLQAGTGLPLPDLQTALVMLQLMGLAEEVGGRWARR
- a CDS encoding sensor histidine kinase, whose product is MPLPPRPAPNVPTAPSRRGAVLIPGAGLSSARVAWRHSLRFRLAATYSLLALALIMLISLGVVSLLLSRMDQQFNARLNDRADTLAEAFANPGAGLGKTAGGANAYTMLIDGDGTVVAASPILRVFEKTRDPFGNQSRVNIGDTPVRAVRREAGAFGTLWVGLPEDDLVSARQSAISALLIALVCTPLILLVVGWWVGRRALAGLQGAANLADQIDPTRSLATLPLPAREDEVHRLLSAINRLLVRIEAGQAREKQLLGQIVHELGAPLTVLKASLRRAEQRTDDPEVRRAALVADELTFTTQDLMQLARGQLELKLAWHYIPARTLQERLERLVPGTDFMGDWTGGILCDPDRLTQAVRNLLANARRAAGPEGSVTLTLAETADHMTFTVRDSGPGLPPELGERIFEPFVSGAGSSGLGLSVSRQIAVMHGGGLSGGTHPQGGAEFVLTIPGAALGDED
- a CDS encoding response regulator transcription factor yields the protein MLAQILVVEDDPHLGPLLKEYLSGDYQVHHSATLRDAQSWLGMHSAQLILLDLNLPDGDGLDLVQALRQYSSTPVLVLSARSGVQERVAGLNAGADDYLTKPFAMPELDARITALLRRTAAGTGVNLGNTSLSTSSLLLTVNDKSINLTEHEARILELMMRTPERVFSRADIESHLYGWETPNSNSVEVRISQLRKKLEQSDSDLKIRTIRNVGYVLQA
- a CDS encoding dihydrolipoamide acetyltransferase family protein, encoding MKEILLPELAESVVEGEILKWLVEEGDTIALEQPLCEVMTDKVTVELPSPAAGILSKRMAQEGDVVAVHAVIALIDEGGEAAASTQPSATQAIQDSGENPTTADAQLPPQAQEEREQIAQEDQGGSIVEAGHMKGGADDDSSSLFKAFASDEQVKVQGLGSRSGSGAPGSSTAGTGTLNREPAPPAPARADGRVLAVPAARQLAREMGIDLAQVQGSGPNGRIRVQDVTAHGQGGAAQAAAPQPPAQAPQTQAQAAPTPASPPQPAAKGAGGMPVAPVQYRTPKGYEHLEDRVPLRGMRRAISNQMQASHLYTVRTLTVDEVNLTKLVEFRGRVKGEAAAAGVKLSYLPFIFKAVTAALKKYPSLNTSFDEASGEIVQKRYYHMGMAVATDAGLTVPVLKDVNQKSIFELAREVVDLAGRASAGKLAPDELAGSTFSITNIGSIGALFSFPIINVPDAAILGIHSIVKRPIVDEHDNIVVAHMMYLSLSFDHRLVDGAEAARFCKEVIRLLENPDRLMLEAM